In Chryseobacterium gotjawalense, the following are encoded in one genomic region:
- the rlmH gene encoding 23S rRNA (pseudouridine(1915)-N(3))-methyltransferase RlmH, translating to MRINLVCMGKTDDKEITNLVQYYQNRLPKYWNFEIIEIPDVKNAKNLSPDLLKKEEGKLFLNLIENSDTIVLLDEKGKQFTSREFAAKIDNWMSSSVKKVSIIIGGAYGFSDEMYARANEKMSLSKMTFTHQMIRLFFVEQIYRADQILQGKPYHND from the coding sequence ATGCGAATTAATTTAGTCTGCATGGGCAAAACCGATGATAAAGAAATTACCAATCTGGTCCAATATTATCAAAACCGGCTGCCAAAATACTGGAATTTTGAAATCATCGAAATTCCCGATGTAAAAAACGCCAAAAACCTCAGTCCTGATTTACTCAAAAAGGAAGAAGGAAAATTGTTTTTAAATTTAATTGAAAACTCCGACACCATCGTCCTTCTCGACGAAAAAGGAAAACAGTTTACCAGCCGCGAATTCGCTGCCAAAATCGATAACTGGATGAGTTCCTCGGTGAAAAAAGTTTCGATTATTATCGGAGGTGCTTACGGCTTTTCAGATGAAATGTATGCACGGGCTAATGAAAAAATGTCGCTTTCAAAAATGACCTTTACCCATCAGATGATCCGGCTGTTTTTTGTAGAACAGATTTACCGTGCAGACCAGATTCTGCAGGGAAAACCGTATCATAACGACTGA